The following proteins come from a genomic window of Sphingobium cloacae:
- the trmB gene encoding tRNA (guanosine(46)-N7)-methyltransferase TrmB gives MTAHKSGDPTTLNRLYGRQSGHKLRAGQQELVDRLLPILSVPEEGEITAEGLFGHDRPLHFEIGFGAGEHMAYRADMLPDHGFIGCEPFLNGVVGALGHIRDKGLPNIRLHMGDALSVLKRIPDGALSFVYLLHPDPWPKARHAKRRMMNKGPVELIARKLKPGGEFRFGTDHPVYLRWALMVMNGHPAFEWLAKEPRDFLARPGGWPETRYEAKARRQGHEVWYMRYRRTDTKPEMSSDL, from the coding sequence ATGACCGCGCATAAATCCGGTGACCCCACGACCCTCAACCGCCTCTACGGGCGGCAGTCCGGCCACAAGCTCCGCGCGGGCCAACAGGAACTGGTGGATCGCCTCCTCCCCATTCTTTCCGTTCCCGAAGAAGGGGAAATCACTGCGGAAGGTCTGTTCGGCCATGATCGCCCGCTCCACTTCGAAATCGGCTTCGGCGCGGGAGAGCATATGGCGTATCGCGCCGACATGCTGCCGGATCACGGCTTCATCGGGTGCGAGCCTTTCCTGAACGGAGTCGTCGGCGCCCTCGGCCATATACGCGACAAGGGTCTGCCGAATATCCGTCTCCACATGGGCGACGCCCTGTCCGTGCTGAAGCGCATACCCGATGGAGCGCTCAGCTTCGTCTATTTGCTACATCCCGATCCCTGGCCCAAGGCACGTCATGCCAAGCGACGCATGATGAACAAGGGACCTGTCGAACTGATAGCCCGTAAGCTGAAACCGGGAGGCGAGTTCCGCTTCGGCACCGACCATCCGGTCTATCTGCGCTGGGCGCTGATGGTGATGAACGGTCATCCCGCTTTCGAATGGCTGGCGAAGGAGCCGCGGGACTTCCTCGCTCGCCCCGGCGGCTGGCCCGAAACCCGCTATGAGGCGAAGGCCCGGCGCCAGGGCCATGAAGTCTGGTATATGCGATATCGGCGGACGGATACAAAGCCTGAGATGTCTTCCGACTTATAG
- the metK gene encoding methionine adenosyltransferase, with the protein MRSNYLFTSESVSEGHPDKVADQISDAIVDLFLSKDPEARIACETLTTTQLVVLAGEIRCKGVYENDQWAPGAQEEIEKAVRDTVKRIGYEQDGFHWENLRFENNLHAQSAHIAQGVDASGNKDEGAGDQGIMFGFACDETPDLMPATLDYSHKILAKMAADRHSGKAPFLEPDAKSQVTLRFENGKPAAATAIVVSTQHAPGYDQGEKEAELKNYVKGIVAEILPANLLSDETVYHINPTGSFEIGGPDGDAGLTGRKIIVDTYGGASPHGGGAFSGKDPTKVDRSAAYITRYLAKNIVAAGLAKRCTIQLAYAIGVSEPLSLYVDTHGTGSVDDARIEDAIRSIGELGGLTPRGIRTHLGLNKPIYRPTAAYGHFGRKPEGDFFPWERTDLVEKLKAAIA; encoded by the coding sequence ATGCGTAGCAATTATCTCTTCACCTCGGAGTCCGTGTCCGAAGGCCATCCCGACAAGGTCGCGGACCAGATTTCTGACGCCATCGTCGATCTGTTCCTGTCCAAGGACCCCGAAGCCCGCATCGCCTGCGAAACACTGACCACCACGCAGCTTGTCGTGCTGGCGGGGGAAATCCGCTGCAAGGGCGTCTATGAGAACGACCAGTGGGCCCCCGGCGCGCAGGAAGAGATCGAGAAAGCCGTCCGCGACACGGTGAAGCGCATCGGTTACGAACAGGACGGTTTCCACTGGGAAAATCTCCGCTTCGAGAATAATCTCCACGCCCAGTCGGCGCATATCGCGCAGGGCGTCGACGCGTCCGGCAATAAGGATGAAGGCGCGGGCGACCAAGGCATCATGTTCGGTTTCGCCTGCGACGAAACGCCCGACCTCATGCCCGCCACGCTGGACTATAGCCACAAGATCCTCGCGAAAATGGCTGCCGACCGTCACAGCGGCAAGGCGCCCTTCCTGGAGCCCGACGCCAAGAGCCAGGTGACGCTCCGCTTCGAGAACGGCAAGCCCGCCGCCGCCACCGCCATCGTCGTGTCGACCCAGCACGCACCGGGCTACGACCAGGGCGAGAAGGAAGCGGAACTGAAGAATTATGTGAAGGGCATCGTCGCGGAAATCCTGCCCGCGAACCTGCTCTCCGACGAGACGGTCTATCACATCAACCCGACCGGCAGCTTCGAGATCGGCGGGCCGGACGGCGACGCTGGCCTCACCGGCCGCAAGATCATCGTCGACACCTATGGCGGCGCGTCGCCCCATGGCGGCGGCGCGTTCAGCGGCAAGGACCCGACCAAGGTGGATCGCTCGGCCGCCTATATCACCCGCTACCTCGCCAAGAACATCGTCGCGGCGGGCCTGGCCAAGCGTTGCACCATCCAGCTCGCCTATGCCATCGGCGTGTCGGAGCCGCTGTCGCTCTATGTCGACACCCACGGCACCGGATCGGTCGACGACGCGCGCATCGAAGACGCGATCAGGTCGATCGGGGAACTGGGCGGCCTGACACCGCGCGGCATCCGCACGCATCTGGGCCTCAACAAGCCGATCTATCGCCCGACCGCGGCCTATGGCCATTTCGGCCGCAAGCCCGAAGGCGATTTCTTCCCCTGGGAACGCACCGATCTGGTCGAAAAGCTGAAGGCCGCCATCGCCTGA
- the lnt gene encoding apolipoprotein N-acyltransferase yields MPAVLDRRPKLAALLAGFLSATGFEPLRLWPVTLACLALLILLIERAPDRKAAFTRGWLFGLGHFTLGLNWIAHAFTYQDAMPHWFGYGAVVLLSLYLAVYPGLATLSAWCLGRRFAPGKPLPFLLFLAACWLASEYLRAVAFTGFAWNPLGVIWLPTGVAIASTIIGTYGLGALAILAAGALVLASRRRWQPAAAIAAPLLALAFWGLLSQAPATPTGAPRIRVVQPNIGQDEKYSAELEQAHFRTLAALSGTPRPAPRLLFWPEAAIPAYLDMEPAWRDRLAALLGRGDLLLTGANKVYYKQVARQAHGGGYSETVLAGANNSVWIVTPDARLPARYDKAHLVPYGEYLPMRSILQPLGLSRLVPGDADFWPGPGPQSLTLPAATGRPEMKMGVQICYEIIFSGQVIDKANRPAFLFNPSNDAWFGSWGPVQHLAQARLRAMEEGLPIIRSTPTGISAVIDARGHVLHKLGPHRAGFLDTGLPAALPPTPFARLGNWLPFSFLLILAGLAIATRRSSR; encoded by the coding sequence ATGCCGGCAGTCCTCGACCGCCGCCCGAAGCTCGCCGCCCTGCTTGCCGGATTCCTGTCGGCCACGGGTTTCGAGCCGTTGAGGCTCTGGCCCGTCACGCTCGCCTGCCTCGCCCTGCTGATCCTGCTCATCGAGCGCGCGCCCGACCGCAAAGCCGCCTTCACGCGCGGCTGGCTCTTCGGCCTCGGCCATTTCACATTGGGCCTCAACTGGATCGCCCACGCCTTCACCTATCAGGACGCGATGCCGCACTGGTTCGGCTATGGCGCGGTGGTCCTGCTCTCGCTCTATCTGGCGGTCTATCCGGGACTCGCGACACTCAGCGCATGGTGCCTCGGCCGCCGCTTCGCTCCCGGCAAGCCGCTGCCCTTTCTCCTCTTCCTCGCTGCTTGCTGGCTGGCGTCCGAATATCTCCGCGCGGTCGCCTTCACCGGCTTCGCATGGAATCCGCTAGGGGTCATCTGGCTGCCGACCGGCGTCGCCATCGCCTCCACGATCATCGGCACCTATGGCCTCGGCGCGCTGGCGATACTGGCGGCGGGCGCATTGGTCCTCGCTTCCCGCCGCCGGTGGCAGCCTGCCGCCGCCATCGCCGCCCCGCTGCTGGCCCTCGCATTCTGGGGCCTCCTGTCGCAAGCACCCGCCACGCCCACAGGCGCACCGCGCATCCGCGTGGTCCAGCCCAATATCGGCCAGGACGAGAAATATTCCGCCGAACTCGAACAGGCGCATTTCCGCACCCTCGCCGCCCTCTCCGGCACGCCGCGCCCGGCCCCGCGCCTGCTCTTCTGGCCCGAAGCCGCCATCCCCGCCTATCTCGACATGGAACCGGCATGGCGCGATCGTCTCGCCGCCCTGCTTGGTCGCGGCGATCTGCTGCTGACGGGCGCGAACAAGGTCTATTACAAACAGGTCGCGAGACAGGCGCATGGGGGCGGCTATAGCGAAACCGTCCTTGCAGGCGCGAACAACAGCGTCTGGATCGTCACGCCCGACGCCCGCCTGCCCGCCCGCTACGACAAGGCGCATCTTGTCCCCTATGGCGAATATCTGCCGATGCGCTCGATCCTCCAGCCGCTCGGCCTCTCGCGCCTCGTTCCCGGAGACGCCGACTTCTGGCCCGGCCCCGGCCCGCAGAGCCTGACGCTCCCCGCCGCGACCGGCCGTCCGGAAATGAAGATGGGCGTCCAGATCTGCTATGAGATCATCTTTTCAGGGCAGGTGATCGACAAAGCCAACCGTCCCGCCTTCCTCTTCAACCCGTCCAACGACGCCTGGTTCGGCAGTTGGGGACCGGTCCAGCACCTCGCGCAGGCGCGCCTGCGCGCCATGGAGGAAGGGTTGCCCATCATCCGCTCCACGCCGACCGGCATTTCGGCGGTCATCGATGCGCGCGGCCATGTGCTGCACAAACTCGGCCCACATCGCGCCGGTTTCCTCGATACGGGGCTTCCTGCCGCCCTGCCGCCGACGCCGTTCGCGCGGCTTGGCAACTGGCTGCCATTCTCCTTCCTCTTGATCCTTGCCGGGCTAGCCATTGCCACGCGCAGATCGAGCCGCTAA
- a CDS encoding YqaA family protein, whose protein sequence is MLTRLYQWTLAKAAHAHAERWLFAISFMESSFFPIPPHPLLGLMCLARPERAIRFGLICTIASVLGGLLGYAIGHFVYETVGHQILAALGLTAKFPVAACYLRDYGAEIILIKGATPIPFKLITITAGFIGLPLFTFLWASILSRAFQFMLVGFLFWKFGRPIKAFIEKYLALLSGLFLVLLVGGFIAASMLTGGGEKSDKCTHATMATVR, encoded by the coding sequence ATGCTTACCCGGCTCTACCAATGGACCCTCGCCAAGGCGGCCCACGCCCACGCCGAACGCTGGCTCTTCGCCATCTCGTTCATGGAATCGAGCTTCTTCCCGATTCCCCCGCATCCCCTGCTCGGCCTCATGTGCCTCGCCCGCCCGGAACGCGCGATCCGCTTCGGCCTCATCTGCACCATCGCCTCGGTGCTGGGCGGCCTGCTGGGCTACGCCATCGGCCATTTCGTCTATGAGACGGTCGGCCACCAGATCCTCGCCGCCCTGGGCCTCACCGCCAAATTCCCCGTCGCCGCCTGCTACCTGCGCGACTATGGGGCGGAGATCATCCTGATCAAGGGGGCGACGCCCATCCCCTTCAAGCTCATCACCATCACGGCGGGCTTCATCGGGCTGCCGCTCTTCACCTTCCTCTGGGCAAGCATCCTCAGCCGCGCCTTCCAGTTCATGCTGGTGGGCTTCCTCTTCTGGAAGTTCGGCCGCCCCATCAAGGCCTTCATCGAGAAATATCTCGCCCTCCTCTCCGGCCTGTTCCTGGTGCTGCTGGTCGGCGGTTTCATCGCCGCCTCCATGCTGACCGGCGGCGGCGAAAAGAGCGACAAATGCACCCACGCCACCATGGCGACGGTCCGCTGA
- a CDS encoding GNAT family N-acetyltransferase, with protein MTYWFSNRLSMHVRPAMASDLPALHPLIERAYRGDSARTGWTHEADLLADPRTDMESLAAIVRDPAQRLLVALDGAGIPIGCVNIADQGGGLSYLGLFCIEPRRQAAGLGRRLLAAAEDHAARLFGAKVMEMTVIDSRHELIAWYDRRGYFPTGEKRPFPIPLDPPYRMAVLAKPLAIRPDLG; from the coding sequence ATGACATATTGGTTCTCCAACAGGCTCTCCATGCACGTCCGCCCCGCCATGGCCTCCGATCTCCCCGCGCTCCATCCGCTCATCGAACGCGCCTACAGGGGCGACAGCGCGCGCACGGGCTGGACGCACGAAGCCGACCTCCTCGCCGACCCGCGCACCGACATGGAAAGCCTCGCCGCCATCGTCCGCGATCCCGCCCAACGCCTCCTCGTGGCGCTTGACGGCGCGGGCATTCCCATCGGCTGCGTCAACATCGCCGATCAAGGCGGCGGCCTTTCCTATCTCGGCCTCTTCTGCATCGAACCCCGGCGTCAGGCGGCGGGCCTGGGCCGCCGGCTCCTCGCCGCGGCGGAGGATCATGCCGCCCGCCTCTTCGGCGCGAAGGTCATGGAAATGACGGTGATCGACAGCCGCCACGAACTCATCGCCTGGTATGATCGGCGGGGCTATTTTCCTACGGGCGAAAAGCGGCCATTTCCTATTCCGCTCGACCCGCCTTATCGCATGGCCGTGCTGGCGAAACCGCTGGCGATCCGCCCTGATCTCGGCTAG
- a CDS encoding glutathione S-transferase family protein: protein MILYGARPSPFVRKVIVFAAEKGVALDVQPGGFGQGGEIFAQASPFGKIPAFQDGDFLISDSSAIITYLDTICPEPPLIPAEAKARARTIWYEEFADTILQPVGVEIFFNRVVAPFLGLPNDLAVADKAEAEKVPGLCDYIEKSLPEGGWLVEDRFTLADIAVACPLINIGYCSEGLDAGRWPRAKAWLQKVRERPSFVEALAAEARALNRMMGM, encoded by the coding sequence ATGATCCTTTATGGTGCCCGGCCTTCGCCCTTCGTGCGCAAGGTCATCGTGTTCGCGGCCGAGAAGGGCGTTGCGCTGGACGTGCAGCCGGGCGGCTTCGGGCAAGGTGGGGAGATTTTCGCGCAGGCTTCGCCCTTCGGCAAGATCCCGGCCTTTCAGGATGGGGATTTCCTTATCAGCGACAGTAGCGCGATCATAACCTATCTGGATACGATCTGTCCTGAACCTCCTCTGATCCCGGCGGAGGCGAAGGCGCGGGCGCGCACCATCTGGTATGAGGAGTTCGCCGACACGATCCTTCAGCCGGTGGGCGTGGAGATTTTCTTCAACCGGGTGGTCGCGCCCTTTCTGGGCCTGCCCAACGACCTCGCCGTGGCGGACAAGGCTGAAGCGGAGAAGGTGCCGGGGCTTTGCGATTATATCGAGAAGTCCTTGCCGGAGGGCGGTTGGCTGGTGGAGGATCGCTTCACGCTGGCGGACATCGCGGTCGCCTGTCCGCTCATAAACATCGGCTATTGTAGCGAGGGGCTGGACGCGGGACGCTGGCCCAGGGCGAAGGCATGGTTGCAGAAGGTGCGGGAGAGGCCGAGCTTCGTCGAGGCGCTGGCGGCCGAGGCCAGGGCGTTGAACCGGATGATGGGGATGTAA
- a CDS encoding DNA-packaging protein has translation MRMSDMEWLAGQDEAVRERVLAHLDEAAAERLAAEWRWTARAEQLAPEGGWRLWLMMAGRGFGKTRAGAEWVREIAEHDPGARIALVGATLGEARSVMVEGPSGLLSIAPWWCRPAYAPALRKLMWPNGAVATLFGAADPEALRGPQFSHGWADEIGKWPNGEAVWDNLMLGMRLGRWPRVLATTTPRPVPLVRRLVAREGLDTVVTRGRTADNAAHLAEDFLAAMVEGYGGTRLGRQELDGELIGEVDGALWTRDLLERCRVRHVPALARVVVAVDPPASAHGDACGIVVAGMDADGRGYVLADASVERMRPEGWARAVAAAAAAHGADRVVAEANNGGAMVESVLRAAEAGMPVKLVHASRGKAARAEPVAALYEAGRVAHRGAFPDLEDQMCGLVAGGGYEGPGRSPDRADALVWALTELMLTRRGEARIRAMG, from the coding sequence ATGCGGATGTCGGACATGGAGTGGCTCGCCGGGCAGGATGAAGCCGTGCGGGAGCGGGTGCTGGCGCATCTGGACGAAGCGGCGGCGGAACGGCTGGCGGCGGAGTGGCGCTGGACCGCGCGGGCGGAGCAGCTTGCGCCGGAGGGCGGCTGGCGGCTGTGGCTGATGATGGCGGGGCGCGGCTTTGGCAAGACGCGGGCCGGGGCGGAATGGGTGCGCGAGATCGCGGAGCATGATCCGGGGGCGCGGATCGCCCTGGTCGGGGCGACGCTGGGCGAGGCGCGCAGCGTGATGGTGGAGGGGCCTTCGGGCCTGCTGTCGATCGCGCCATGGTGGTGCCGTCCGGCCTATGCGCCTGCCTTGCGCAAGCTGATGTGGCCTAACGGGGCCGTCGCCACGCTGTTCGGCGCGGCGGACCCGGAGGCGTTGCGCGGGCCGCAGTTCAGCCATGGCTGGGCGGACGAGATCGGGAAATGGCCGAATGGCGAGGCGGTCTGGGACAATCTGATGCTGGGGATGCGACTGGGGCGCTGGCCGCGGGTGCTGGCGACGACGACGCCGCGCCCGGTGCCGCTGGTGCGGCGGCTGGTGGCGCGCGAAGGGCTGGACACGGTGGTGACGCGGGGGCGGACGGCGGACAATGCGGCCCATCTGGCGGAGGATTTCCTGGCGGCGATGGTGGAAGGCTATGGCGGCACGCGGCTGGGGCGGCAGGAACTGGACGGCGAACTGATCGGGGAGGTCGATGGCGCGCTGTGGACGCGCGATCTGCTGGAGCGGTGCCGGGTCAGGCATGTGCCGGCGCTGGCGCGGGTCGTGGTGGCGGTCGATCCGCCTGCTTCGGCGCATGGGGATGCTTGCGGGATCGTGGTCGCGGGCATGGACGCGGACGGGCGCGGCTATGTGCTGGCGGATGCGAGCGTGGAAAGGATGCGGCCCGAAGGCTGGGCGCGGGCGGTCGCGGCGGCGGCGGCGGCGCATGGCGCGGACCGGGTGGTGGCGGAGGCCAATAATGGCGGCGCGATGGTCGAAAGCGTGCTGCGCGCCGCCGAAGCCGGAATGCCGGTGAAGCTGGTCCATGCGAGCCGGGGGAAGGCCGCGCGGGCGGAGCCTGTGGCGGCTCTTTATGAAGCGGGGCGGGTGGCGCATCGCGGCGCCTTCCCCGATCTGGAGGACCAGATGTGCGGCCTGGTCGCGGGCGGCGGCTATGAAGGGCCGGGGCGATCGCCTGACCGGGCGGACGCGCTGGTGTGGGCGCTGACGGAATTGATGCTGACGCGGCGCGGCGAGGCGCGGATCAGGGCGATGGGTTGA
- a CDS encoding phage portal protein — protein sequence MKWFGTKAARDGARPVLARAWGSGAAALGEWPASYESQVRAGVIGNPIAQRATRLVCEAAGAAVLRAGGVEIDAGARVMALVNRCSAGQALIETLACHLLLHGNGYVQILAGADGAPGELYALRPERVSVEADARGWPAAYLYRVGDSVTRLTPEDGAGRTSIIHLKALHPLDDHYGLGCVGAAAGAVAIHNAATVWNKALLDNAARPSGAMVYDPGDGSVMSPEQFERVRQEMEAAFSGAANAGRPMLLEGGLNWKALSLSPAEMDFVGLKAAAAREIALAFGVPPMLLGLPGDNTYANYREANRALWRQTILPLVSKLCAGLSQGLCSWFPGVRIEADLDAVPALAEERAALWDRVAAADFLTAEEKKALLLTAS from the coding sequence ATGAAATGGTTCGGGACGAAAGCGGCGCGCGATGGCGCGCGGCCGGTGTTGGCGCGCGCCTGGGGATCGGGCGCGGCGGCTTTGGGAGAATGGCCGGCCTCCTATGAGTCGCAGGTGCGCGCCGGGGTGATCGGTAATCCCATCGCGCAAAGGGCGACGCGGCTGGTGTGCGAGGCGGCGGGCGCCGCCGTACTGAGGGCGGGCGGCGTGGAGATCGACGCGGGCGCGCGGGTGATGGCGCTCGTCAACCGTTGTTCGGCGGGGCAGGCCCTGATCGAGACGCTGGCCTGCCACCTGCTGCTGCACGGCAATGGCTATGTGCAGATATTGGCGGGGGCGGACGGCGCGCCGGGCGAGCTTTACGCGCTGCGCCCGGAGCGGGTGAGCGTGGAGGCGGATGCGCGGGGCTGGCCTGCCGCCTATCTCTATCGCGTGGGGGACAGCGTGACGCGCCTGACGCCGGAGGACGGCGCGGGGCGCACGAGCATCATCCACCTGAAGGCGCTGCATCCGCTGGACGATCATTATGGGCTGGGCTGCGTCGGCGCGGCGGCGGGCGCGGTGGCGATCCACAATGCCGCGACGGTGTGGAACAAGGCGCTGCTGGACAATGCGGCGCGGCCGAGCGGGGCGATGGTCTATGATCCGGGCGACGGGTCGGTGATGTCGCCCGAACAGTTCGAGCGGGTCCGGCAGGAGATGGAGGCGGCCTTTTCGGGCGCGGCCAATGCGGGGCGGCCGATGCTGCTGGAGGGCGGCCTCAATTGGAAGGCGCTGAGCCTCTCGCCCGCCGAGATGGATTTCGTGGGGCTGAAGGCGGCGGCGGCGCGGGAGATCGCGCTGGCCTTCGGCGTGCCGCCGATGCTGCTGGGGCTGCCGGGGGACAACACCTATGCCAATTATCGCGAGGCGAACCGGGCGCTGTGGCGGCAGACGATATTGCCGCTGGTGAGCAAGCTGTGCGCGGGGCTTTCGCAGGGGCTGTGCAGTTGGTTTCCGGGGGTGCGGATCGAGGCCGATCTGGACGCGGTGCCCGCTCTGGCGGAGGAACGGGCGGCGTTGTGGGATCGGGTCGCGGCCGCCGATTTCCTGACGGCGGAGGAGAAAAAGGCGCTTTTACTGACCGCTTCCTAG
- a CDS encoding DUF6127 family protein, which yields MKYDGEMLARLVAQAEAQPVGADMVMIRALIEEASELGAGRALERLGLADRRAEGDVRELRELLSAWRDAKKAARGAVVGWAVRIAMALVLLGLAVKTGLLGTMRG from the coding sequence ATGAAATATGATGGCGAGATGCTGGCGCGGCTGGTCGCGCAGGCGGAGGCCCAGCCGGTCGGCGCGGACATGGTGATGATCCGCGCCCTGATCGAGGAGGCGAGCGAATTGGGCGCGGGCCGGGCTTTGGAAAGGCTGGGTCTGGCGGACCGTCGGGCGGAGGGCGATGTGCGGGAATTGCGGGAGCTGCTTTCCGCATGGCGGGACGCGAAGAAGGCGGCGCGGGGCGCTGTCGTCGGCTGGGCGGTGCGGATCGCCATGGCGCTGGTGCTGCTGGGACTGGCGGTGAAGACGGGGCTGCTGGGGACGATGCGCGGATGA
- a CDS encoding HK97 family phage prohead protease, which translates to MSGADGDVRFAGYAAVFDRVDRGGDVVRAGAFGGARAAGVPLLWQHGPGEVIGSVERLEEDARGLRVIGRVSGRTAAGRAAARMLREKAVDGLSFGYRVREARGMRPRELLGLDLVEVSIVTHPMQPLARVIAMEGSGEPPSSHFA; encoded by the coding sequence ATGAGCGGGGCGGACGGCGATGTGCGCTTCGCGGGCTATGCGGCGGTGTTCGACCGGGTGGACCGGGGCGGCGACGTGGTGCGGGCCGGGGCTTTCGGCGGCGCGCGGGCGGCGGGCGTGCCGCTGCTGTGGCAGCACGGGCCGGGCGAGGTGATCGGATCGGTCGAGCGGCTGGAGGAGGATGCGCGGGGGCTGCGCGTGATCGGGCGCGTGTCCGGGCGGACGGCGGCGGGGCGCGCGGCGGCGCGGATGCTGCGGGAGAAGGCGGTGGATGGCCTCTCCTTCGGATACCGGGTGCGGGAGGCGCGGGGCATGAGGCCGCGCGAGCTGCTGGGGCTGGATCTGGTGGAGGTGAGCATCGTGACGCATCCGATGCAGCCTTTGGCGCGGGTGATCGCGATGGAGGGGAGCGGGGAGCCCCCCTCATCCCACTTCGCCTAG